Proteins from a genomic interval of Paracholeplasma manati:
- the rnc gene encoding ribonuclease III encodes MIPISTLEHKLGIELTNKQLLTQALTHASYANEHNSPDNERLEFLGDAVIGLLMGDYLFHKGIPSEGEMSKKRAQLVCEEALNHYAKKINLAQELHLGKGGELSNGRLNPSIIADAFEAIFGAVFLDQGFEVVKDLFYRVVIPYLDEVYIKDYKSTLQELVQTDRRNIAYHMENQSGPSHDRVFTVSVRMDDIILGVGVGRTKKEAEQNAAREALNILAKE; translated from the coding sequence GTGATTCCAATTAGTACGCTAGAACATAAGCTCGGTATTGAGCTGACGAACAAACAATTATTAACGCAAGCACTCACGCATGCGTCTTATGCAAACGAGCACAATAGTCCAGATAACGAACGCCTAGAGTTTTTAGGCGATGCCGTTATCGGTCTTTTAATGGGTGATTACCTTTTCCACAAAGGTATCCCATCAGAAGGCGAAATGTCTAAAAAACGTGCCCAACTGGTCTGTGAAGAAGCCCTTAATCATTATGCAAAAAAGATCAACCTTGCCCAAGAATTACATTTGGGTAAAGGCGGAGAATTATCCAATGGACGTTTGAATCCATCGATTATAGCAGATGCTTTTGAGGCTATTTTTGGTGCGGTATTTTTGGATCAAGGTTTTGAAGTAGTTAAAGATTTATTTTATCGCGTGGTCATTCCATACCTGGATGAAGTTTATATTAAAGACTATAAATCTACACTACAAGAGTTGGTTCAAACCGATAGAAGAAATATTGCATACCATATGGAAAACCAAAGTGGTCCATCCCATGACCGTGTTTTTACTGTCTCTGTCAGAATGGATGACATCATCCTAGGGGTTGGTGTTGGACGAACCAAAAAAGAAGCAGAACAAAATGCAGCGAGAGAAGCGCTCAACATTCTCGCAAAGGAGTAA
- a CDS encoding chorismate synthase gives MNHFGTLFSVNIYGESHGKAVGIVIDGMTPGILVDEALLLSDLNRRKAGAVGTTKRIEADEPNILSGVYRGYTTGAPIHIQFQNKNTRSEDYQNLLKQPRPGHADFTSFIKYKGYADQRGGGHFSGRLTTGIVAAGSFAKMLLKANFESKLVQVGDLTDMNGLDEYLKEISESFDSVGGIVEVNVNGLEVGIGEPFFDSVESKIAHMVFSVPAIKGIEFGVGFKGIELKGSQFNDQIIDESGTTKTNHNGGLNGGITNGNTLVVRVFVKPASSIFLKQDTFDFESKTIQTLQIEGRHDACIARRAVVVIENAIAIALADLYLQKKSRE, from the coding sequence ATGAACCATTTCGGTACACTATTTTCAGTAAATATATATGGAGAATCTCATGGTAAGGCCGTTGGCATTGTCATCGATGGCATGACACCTGGTATTCTTGTGGATGAAGCATTGTTACTATCGGACTTGAATAGAAGAAAAGCAGGTGCGGTTGGAACGACCAAACGTATCGAGGCGGATGAACCGAACATTTTATCGGGTGTTTATCGTGGTTACACGACAGGGGCACCCATTCATATTCAATTTCAAAATAAGAATACAAGAAGTGAAGACTATCAAAACCTGTTAAAACAACCGCGTCCAGGTCACGCCGATTTTACCAGTTTTATTAAGTATAAAGGCTATGCTGATCAACGTGGTGGTGGACATTTCTCCGGCAGACTAACGACAGGCATTGTCGCTGCAGGGTCTTTTGCGAAAATGTTGTTAAAAGCGAACTTTGAATCTAAATTGGTTCAAGTCGGTGACTTAACAGATATGAACGGTTTGGATGAGTATCTAAAAGAAATCTCCGAAAGTTTTGATTCCGTTGGTGGTATCGTTGAAGTAAATGTGAATGGTCTTGAAGTTGGTATTGGCGAACCTTTCTTTGATTCGGTCGAGTCGAAAATTGCTCATATGGTATTTTCAGTACCGGCCATTAAAGGGATTGAATTTGGTGTAGGCTTTAAAGGTATTGAACTTAAGGGGTCACAATTCAATGATCAAATCATCGATGAATCTGGAACAACCAAAACCAATCACAATGGTGGACTCAATGGTGGTATCACCAATGGGAACACATTGGTTGTTAGGGTATTCGTTAAACCAGCATCCAGCATTTTCCTAAAACAAGATACATTTGACTTTGAATCTAAAACTATCCAAACACTTCAAATCGAAGGTCGTCACGATGCTTGTATTGCTAGACGGGCTGTGGTCGTCATTGAAAATGCGATTGCGATTGCTTTAGCTGATTTATATCTTCAAAAAAAATCAAGGGAGTAA
- a CDS encoding ATP-dependent DNA helicase RecG translates to MTRIIDIKGVGKALELQFHAHGIYSAYDLLMKFPAKYQSFEEDSLLLAVDKTEVTVTGLVIDLPKLVNHRGNLKSIHFHLLVDNEKIKVVAFRREYLKEALTENLSITVKGRFEKKKKLITASAVLLKPLTSSFKPIYNLDPIYDSVVSKIIKTILDQGLVDIYETLPNKLIQDEGLISRQSLVQKIHFPNSDEDIQQAYYRLKYEEALLFQYKMMSQRLLLENDSKPIKQYQLDKVKAFIETIPYALTQDQKDAVNDIFRDFKKPYPTKRLIQGDVGSGKTIVVAIGIMGAKTAGYQSALMAPTEILAEQHYQYFKSMFKDLNVALLTGSTKNKALLKAQILRGDIDLVIGTHALVTDDVLFHDLGFVIIDEQHRFGVETRESLKNKGIADAVYLTATPIPRTLAIVLFGDMDVSIIKEKPQGRKEIQTRYFQKSQEHAVFEHVKKELDLGHQAFFIAPSIDSLERGENVIGLYERVQATFANYDVFMLHGKLSTQEKNDVIQKFYESKGAILVSTTVVEVGIDMPLATMMVIFDGEYFGLSQLHQLRGRVGRNDLQSHCYVISDESDIERLSFFSKTNDGFLLSEYDLSKRGPGEFLGVRQSGLIRFEYADIGTDFDLFLKVKEAALWILKNERINQTFRKVYKLD, encoded by the coding sequence TTGACGAGAATCATCGATATCAAAGGTGTCGGTAAGGCACTTGAACTACAATTTCATGCACATGGGATTTATTCCGCTTATGATCTTTTGATGAAATTCCCTGCTAAGTATCAATCCTTTGAAGAGGATTCTTTGTTGTTGGCTGTAGACAAAACCGAAGTTACTGTGACAGGTTTAGTCATCGATTTACCCAAACTTGTGAATCATAGGGGTAATCTTAAATCTATTCATTTTCACTTATTGGTCGATAACGAAAAGATTAAAGTGGTTGCTTTTAGAAGAGAATATTTAAAAGAAGCATTGACGGAAAATCTATCCATCACGGTCAAAGGTCGCTTCGAGAAAAAGAAAAAACTGATTACCGCAAGTGCAGTTTTATTAAAACCGTTAACCAGTTCATTTAAGCCTATCTATAATCTAGACCCTATCTATGATTCTGTAGTTTCAAAAATCATTAAAACCATATTAGATCAAGGCTTGGTCGATATATATGAAACTTTGCCAAACAAACTCATTCAAGATGAAGGATTAATTTCACGACAATCGCTTGTCCAAAAAATACATTTTCCAAATTCGGATGAAGACATCCAACAAGCTTATTATCGATTGAAGTATGAAGAGGCGTTACTCTTCCAATACAAGATGATGTCTCAAAGATTATTATTAGAAAATGATTCTAAACCCATCAAGCAATATCAATTAGATAAAGTCAAAGCATTCATCGAAACAATTCCATACGCGTTAACCCAAGATCAAAAAGATGCGGTGAACGATATATTTAGAGACTTTAAAAAACCATATCCAACCAAACGTTTGATACAAGGGGATGTTGGTTCTGGTAAGACCATTGTGGTCGCGATAGGGATTATGGGTGCGAAAACAGCAGGCTATCAAAGTGCACTCATGGCGCCAACTGAAATACTAGCAGAACAACACTATCAATATTTTAAGTCCATGTTCAAAGATTTGAACGTCGCTTTACTCACAGGATCAACGAAGAATAAGGCTTTATTAAAAGCACAAATTCTCCGTGGTGATATTGATTTAGTCATTGGTACACACGCTTTAGTGACAGATGATGTATTATTTCATGACTTGGGTTTTGTCATCATTGACGAACAACATCGCTTTGGTGTTGAGACCAGAGAATCTTTGAAAAACAAAGGTATTGCAGATGCGGTTTATTTGACTGCAACGCCAATTCCTAGAACTTTAGCAATCGTCTTATTTGGTGATATGGATGTATCCATCATCAAAGAAAAACCACAAGGACGTAAAGAAATTCAAACCAGATATTTCCAAAAATCACAAGAACACGCGGTGTTTGAACATGTGAAAAAAGAACTTGATTTAGGACATCAAGCATTCTTCATTGCACCATCAATTGACTCTTTAGAACGTGGTGAAAATGTCATCGGTTTGTATGAACGTGTTCAAGCTACTTTTGCAAATTATGATGTGTTTATGTTACACGGCAAATTATCTACTCAAGAAAAAAACGATGTTATTCAGAAATTCTATGAATCCAAAGGAGCTATTCTAGTTTCTACAACTGTGGTAGAAGTCGGTATCGATATGCCTCTCGCAACCATGATGGTGATTTTTGATGGAGAGTATTTTGGATTAAGCCAACTTCACCAATTAAGGGGGCGTGTTGGTAGAAACGACCTTCAAAGCCATTGTTATGTCATATCCGATGAATCTGATATTGAAAGATTATCCTTCTTTTCGAAAACAAACGACGGTTTTCTTTTATCTGAATATGATTTATCGAAACGTGGACCAGGTGAATTTCTTGGTGTAAGACAAAGTGGATTGATTCGATTTGAATATGCAGATATTGGGACAGATTTTGATTTATTCCTAAAAGTTAAAGAAGCTGCGTTATGGATATTAAAAAATGAACGTATCAATCAAACCTTTAGAAAAGTATACAAACTAGATTAA
- a CDS encoding DnaD domain protein — translation MFRRLIEDGYLNIHKLLLKEQQRLGLKSEEVILLSALSSLIEKKKNTVSITALSKTINDSVSNTGDLFTDLIKRGFITTELELKADGKEKEVFTLEPLFDKIKSIFEAEMNQQKESKNESDIVYIIQAIEKAFGRALSAFDLEMVKEWFTESFTKPQIENAIQVTLNHHKKTVSYIDRVLRSDDLKPSELDDKKKAAIDKLIRGIK, via the coding sequence ATGTTTCGTCGATTAATCGAAGATGGTTATCTCAACATCCACAAACTATTATTAAAAGAACAACAACGTCTTGGACTTAAATCTGAAGAGGTTATTTTGTTATCAGCATTATCCTCATTGATTGAAAAAAAGAAAAACACAGTATCCATTACTGCTTTATCCAAAACCATCAATGATAGTGTTTCAAATACAGGTGACTTGTTTACTGACCTCATTAAACGCGGATTCATCACGACTGAACTTGAATTGAAGGCGGATGGCAAAGAAAAAGAAGTATTTACGCTAGAACCACTATTTGATAAGATTAAATCTATTTTTGAAGCTGAAATGAACCAACAAAAAGAGTCAAAAAACGAAAGTGATATCGTTTATATTATTCAAGCGATTGAGAAGGCTTTTGGTCGAGCATTGTCCGCTTTCGATTTAGAGATGGTAAAGGAATGGTTCACTGAAAGTTTTACCAAGCCTCAAATCGAGAATGCCATTCAAGTTACGTTAAACCATCATAAGAAAACTGTCTCATATATAGACCGTGTACTTCGTAGTGATGATCTAAAACCGAGCGAATTAGATGATAAGAAAAAAGCGGCCATCGACAAATTAATTCGAGGTATCAAGTGA
- a CDS encoding chorismate mutase gives MNKLEQARIKIDDIDRQLAELFKLRMQAVQDVLSYKKDNHLPVLDTIRESSMIERNVSRFDSKALELYYVQFLNSILEISRKFQEDHYE, from the coding sequence ATGAATAAACTAGAACAAGCACGTATTAAAATAGATGACATTGATCGACAATTGGCAGAACTGTTTAAGCTGAGAATGCAAGCTGTTCAAGATGTATTGTCTTATAAGAAGGATAATCATCTACCCGTTCTAGACACAATACGCGAATCATCCATGATTGAGAGAAATGTCAGTCGTTTTGATTCCAAGGCACTTGAACTGTACTATGTTCAGTTTTTAAATTCTATTCTAGAGATATCACGAAAGTTTCAGGAGGATCATTATGAATAG
- the aroA gene encoding 3-phosphoshikimate 1-carboxyvinyltransferase → MNVIIHKPLSEGTLEVVPSKSITHRALIAAALAEGRSLIKRPLESEDTEATINMLRALGVKIEKTPEGIVVESNGIQKPTEILFANESGSSLRFLVPVALLSEAEVTFDGKSGLRKRPISEYLKVFDQMGIEYTQFGENLPIKIKGKMVPGEYTISGNISSQFVTGLLYALPLLKSDSKLILSTPLESKDYVDMTISIQSQFGVKIEEIENGYFIKGNQKYCEKTFEVSGDFSQAAFHIVAGILGANITLSKIEQNTQQADEKILNIAKMMGADIFYENGTIKPITGITYGRVIDLSQCPDIGPIMAVLCALSEGTSHIINASRLRIKESDRITAITTELNKLGAKISETKDGMIIEGVKNFKSNMNLYSWNDHRIVMALSIAAIKTDGPIRITGAEAINKSYPTFFEDYVKLKGVISYE, encoded by the coding sequence ATGAATGTTATCATTCACAAGCCTCTAAGTGAAGGCACGCTTGAAGTCGTTCCTAGCAAATCCATTACACATCGCGCATTGATTGCAGCCGCGCTTGCAGAAGGAAGAAGTCTCATCAAGAGACCACTTGAATCCGAAGACACAGAAGCAACAATCAATATGCTTAGAGCGTTGGGTGTTAAGATTGAAAAGACACCTGAAGGAATTGTTGTTGAATCCAATGGTATTCAAAAACCAACAGAAATTTTATTCGCAAATGAGTCTGGTTCTAGTTTAAGATTCTTAGTACCAGTTGCACTTTTGTCGGAAGCTGAAGTTACCTTTGATGGCAAGTCTGGGCTACGAAAAAGACCCATTTCTGAGTATTTAAAGGTATTTGATCAAATGGGCATCGAATATACCCAATTTGGTGAAAATTTACCCATTAAAATAAAGGGCAAAATGGTACCTGGTGAGTACACAATTTCAGGTAACATTTCTAGTCAATTTGTGACTGGTTTACTATACGCTTTACCCCTACTAAAAAGTGACTCAAAACTGATCTTATCGACACCTCTTGAATCAAAGGATTATGTCGATATGACGATATCAATCCAAAGTCAGTTCGGCGTTAAAATTGAAGAAATTGAAAACGGATATTTTATCAAGGGAAATCAAAAATATTGCGAAAAAACGTTTGAAGTATCAGGTGATTTTTCACAAGCTGCATTCCACATTGTCGCAGGAATTTTAGGTGCAAATATCACACTATCCAAAATTGAGCAAAACACCCAGCAAGCGGACGAAAAAATTCTAAATATTGCAAAAATGATGGGCGCTGACATATTTTATGAAAATGGCACCATTAAGCCAATAACAGGTATAACCTACGGTAGAGTGATTGACTTATCACAATGTCCAGATATAGGACCGATAATGGCCGTGCTATGCGCTTTATCGGAAGGCACATCACATATAATTAATGCTTCAAGACTCAGAATTAAGGAATCTGACCGTATTACAGCCATCACAACTGAGCTAAATAAACTTGGTGCGAAGATTAGTGAGACTAAGGATGGCATGATTATCGAGGGTGTTAAAAACTTCAAATCAAATATGAACTTATATTCATGGAATGATCATCGTATCGTGATGGCTTTATCCATAGCCGCCATCAAAACAGATGGACCTATACGTATCACTGGGGCGGAAGCCATTAATAAATCCTATCCCACTTTTTTCGAAGATTATGTTAAACTGAAAGGGGTAATCTCTTATGAATAA
- a CDS encoding shikimate dehydrogenase family protein → MNRFGLIGRNISYSLSKKIHEGIARMNGYRLVYDIYDCETELDVVARLNQLRQGSIKGLNVTIPYKESVMRYCDRLTDTAKEIGAVNTLYMIDNELVGDNTDYYGFIKLLNLYHVNPKGKVSYILGSGGAAKAVNYALKSLGAKPVVVSRDKERIKDQFQLVANYEVLDIVPQIDIMVNTTPIGTSPRGDQMPVSKSIAQKTVVAIDLIYNPKETALMKTASFGIGGATMLVGQAMKAQAIWLDRVIDESKEAFDALVEEMHS, encoded by the coding sequence ATGAATAGATTTGGACTCATTGGTAGAAACATCAGTTATTCGTTATCAAAGAAAATTCATGAAGGTATCGCTCGCATGAATGGTTATCGTTTAGTATATGACATTTATGATTGTGAAACAGAACTCGATGTGGTTGCTAGACTGAATCAATTGCGTCAAGGCTCCATCAAAGGACTCAATGTTACCATACCCTATAAAGAATCCGTCATGAGGTATTGTGATCGTCTTACAGATACAGCAAAAGAAATTGGTGCTGTGAATACCTTGTATATGATCGATAATGAGTTAGTCGGTGATAATACGGATTACTATGGTTTCATCAAACTGTTGAATTTATATCATGTTAACCCCAAAGGCAAAGTGTCATATATCTTAGGATCTGGTGGCGCTGCTAAAGCCGTGAATTATGCCCTTAAAAGTTTAGGTGCAAAACCAGTGGTGGTCTCTAGAGATAAAGAACGCATCAAAGACCAATTTCAATTGGTAGCGAATTATGAAGTGTTGGATATTGTACCCCAAATAGACATCATGGTGAACACCACACCCATTGGCACGTCACCTAGAGGGGATCAAATGCCAGTATCCAAGTCGATTGCACAAAAGACAGTTGTTGCTATCGACCTAATCTATAATCCCAAAGAAACCGCACTTATGAAAACCGCTAGTTTCGGTATCGGTGGTGCAACCATGTTGGTTGGACAAGCCATGAAAGCCCAAGCTATTTGGCTTGACCGTGTCATTGATGAATCCAAAGAAGCGTTTGACGCGTTGGTAGAGGAGATGCATTCATGA
- the plsX gene encoding phosphate acyltransferase PlsX, with protein MIKIAIDAMGGDNAPIEIVKGCDLALEAYPDIELVLFGDEPSIKSLLKHQERVTVVHTTEIISMGEKDPVKAIRNNRDSSMVKALYSAKNGETSAVVSAGPTQALIVGAHLVIKRMEKMHRVALAPIIPSVDQKGRILLDVGANIELRPEHMLELALYATVVSREYLGVDKPTVALMNIGTEEGKGRDLEKETFKLLKENPQINFLGNIEGKEILTTEANIVLTDGYTGNVLMKTMEGTAKGMGNMLKEEIKSSFMGKIGYLFMKKNLKRFQKRMDASEIGGAMIFGIKAPVIKAHGSSNAHAFMNAIRQARQFVSNQVVEKVEVALKDIIIEESSDSN; from the coding sequence ATGATTAAAATTGCGATAGACGCGATGGGCGGCGACAATGCTCCAATTGAAATTGTTAAAGGATGCGATCTTGCATTAGAAGCATATCCAGATATTGAACTTGTATTATTTGGGGATGAACCATCCATCAAATCTCTTTTAAAACACCAAGAAAGAGTTACGGTTGTCCATACCACTGAAATCATCTCCATGGGTGAAAAAGATCCGGTTAAAGCGATTCGTAATAACCGCGATTCATCTATGGTAAAAGCGCTCTATTCAGCGAAGAATGGGGAAACCAGTGCAGTCGTTTCTGCTGGTCCAACACAAGCACTCATTGTGGGTGCACACTTAGTCATTAAACGTATGGAAAAGATGCATCGCGTGGCTTTAGCCCCGATCATCCCGTCGGTTGACCAAAAAGGTAGAATCCTTTTAGACGTCGGGGCGAACATTGAGTTGCGTCCAGAACACATGTTAGAATTGGCGTTATATGCTACCGTCGTTTCCAGAGAATACCTTGGTGTAGATAAACCAACGGTTGCTCTAATGAACATTGGTACTGAAGAAGGTAAAGGCCGAGACCTTGAAAAAGAAACTTTTAAATTATTGAAAGAAAATCCACAGATTAACTTCTTAGGCAATATTGAAGGTAAAGAAATTTTAACGACAGAAGCGAATATCGTGCTTACCGATGGCTATACCGGTAACGTCTTAATGAAGACCATGGAAGGTACTGCTAAAGGCATGGGCAACATGTTGAAAGAAGAAATCAAATCTTCCTTCATGGGAAAAATTGGTTACCTATTCATGAAGAAAAATCTCAAACGTTTCCAAAAACGTATGGATGCTTCAGAAATTGGTGGTGCTATGATTTTTGGAATTAAAGCACCAGTCATCAAAGCACACGGTTCAAGTAACGCACACGCATTTATGAACGCCATTAGACAAGCACGTCAATTTGTATCCAATCAAGTCGTAGAAAAAGTCGAAGTAGCTCTGAAAGACATTATTATAGAAGAAAGCAGTGATTCCAATTAG
- the nth gene encoding endonuclease III codes for MNITHFLDTLNQMFPDAKAELNYSNPFELLIAVVLSAQTTDKAVNKVTEQLFANYPNPIALSEAQLSDVENIIKTIGLYHNKAKNIIALSKELVDKYQGEVPHEREQLESLPGVGRKTTNVVISNAFGIPALAVDTHVARISVRLGLAKATDNVLEIEKKLNRKIPKEHWLKVHHQMIFFGRYHCLAKNPKCQSCPLIDDCKYKDKQK; via the coding sequence GTGAATATAACCCATTTTCTCGATACGCTCAATCAAATGTTTCCAGATGCGAAAGCTGAACTCAATTATTCTAATCCGTTTGAACTATTGATTGCGGTTGTGTTGTCAGCGCAGACGACAGACAAAGCCGTAAACAAAGTGACCGAGCAACTGTTTGCAAATTACCCCAATCCAATTGCATTGTCGGAAGCACAATTATCTGATGTCGAAAATATCATTAAGACGATAGGACTCTATCATAACAAAGCTAAAAATATCATCGCGCTCAGTAAAGAACTTGTTGACAAGTATCAAGGTGAAGTACCACATGAACGTGAACAATTAGAATCCCTTCCAGGTGTTGGTCGAAAAACGACCAATGTGGTCATATCGAATGCATTTGGTATTCCTGCACTGGCAGTAGATACCCATGTTGCGAGAATTTCTGTTCGACTAGGTTTAGCGAAAGCTACAGATAATGTATTGGAAATTGAGAAAAAACTCAATCGGAAAATCCCTAAAGAACATTGGTTAAAAGTACATCACCAAATGATATTTTTTGGCAGATATCATTGTTTAGCAAAGAACCCAAAATGTCAATCGTGTCCATTGATAGACGATTGTAAATACAAAGATAAGCAAAAGTGA
- a CDS encoding prephenate dehydrogenase, which yields MKIFIAGLGLIGGSYAEGLTQKGYEVYGYNRTKESELIAIERGYIKDAGLKYLPLCEVVILGFYPQLNVTFLNEHKHLLKPGHIITDVAGTKVEMIPQIEAILPKGVSYVSHHPMAGRETRGIERADCNMFKGANFLITPSAHSTLESIEVIKQLGRDLAFKKITIIDPKRHDQLIGFTSQLPHAMAVALVNSDAYEETSSFTGDSFRDLTRIAMINEVLWTELFFENKTILIDEIEKFERELDKIKQALNDNDKVSLANLFIQSTKKRSGF from the coding sequence ATGAAAATCTTCATTGCGGGATTAGGCCTCATTGGGGGAAGTTACGCTGAAGGGTTAACCCAAAAAGGGTATGAAGTATATGGGTACAACAGAACCAAAGAATCCGAATTGATTGCTATTGAAAGAGGCTATATTAAAGATGCAGGACTAAAATACCTACCACTTTGTGAAGTGGTTATTTTAGGTTTCTATCCACAACTCAATGTAACGTTTTTAAATGAACACAAACATTTATTGAAACCTGGTCATATCATTACGGACGTTGCAGGTACCAAAGTAGAAATGATTCCTCAGATAGAGGCTATATTACCAAAGGGTGTGTCCTATGTATCTCACCACCCAATGGCTGGTAGAGAAACCAGAGGGATAGAACGAGCGGACTGCAATATGTTCAAAGGTGCAAACTTCTTGATTACACCTTCTGCACATTCAACTTTAGAGAGTATTGAAGTTATAAAACAACTCGGTAGAGATTTGGCATTTAAGAAAATAACCATCATTGATCCTAAACGTCACGATCAACTCATCGGATTCACTTCTCAGTTACCACATGCCATGGCGGTAGCTTTGGTGAATAGTGATGCATATGAAGAGACTTCAAGCTTCACTGGGGATTCATTTCGTGATTTAACCAGAATCGCTATGATCAATGAAGTTTTATGGACAGAGCTCTTTTTTGAGAATAAGACCATATTGATTGATGAAATAGAGAAGTTTGAACGTGAGCTAGACAAAATCAAACAAGCGCTTAACGATAATGACAAAGTATCTCTAGCAAACTTGTTCATTCAATCTACCAAAAAAAGGAGTGGTTTCTAA
- the aroB gene encoding 3-dehydroquinate synthase: protein MRIQMSLEKQSYDILLDHKAILQLPYEIKNIYKGQKVFIVTDENVYKFYANTLKSLLAEFNVSFVVVAPGEQAKSLAIYESVIDTLMEQDMKRSDLLIAFGGGVIGDLVGFVASTMYRGVPYIQIPTTLLAQVDSSVGGKTAINSHKGKNMIGTFYQPKLVIIDPDFLRTLPNFEYKNGMAEVIKSAYIGDVVLQEKLFKGQIKTLEMIERAILVKRNVVLKDEFDLNERMFLNFGHTFGHALEKQSNYEIAHGFAVAEGMLMAVHIGEKLGITPKHIQKDLRMILEKYDLGLLKSDPVTLIDDVFYDKKNTHGELKMIFITDIGKPVIQPVSKEALYECYHSQASK from the coding sequence ATGAGAATACAAATGAGTTTAGAAAAACAATCATATGACATATTATTAGACCACAAAGCGATTTTACAGTTGCCATATGAAATTAAAAATATCTATAAAGGACAAAAAGTTTTTATCGTAACAGATGAAAATGTATACAAGTTCTACGCTAATACACTCAAGTCGTTATTGGCAGAGTTTAACGTCTCATTTGTCGTGGTTGCTCCAGGAGAACAGGCAAAATCATTGGCCATTTATGAATCTGTTATCGATACTTTGATGGAACAAGATATGAAGCGTTCAGACTTGTTGATTGCATTTGGTGGTGGTGTCATTGGTGATTTGGTGGGTTTCGTAGCCTCTACTATGTATAGAGGTGTACCATACATACAAATTCCTACCACATTATTAGCACAAGTAGACTCATCGGTTGGCGGGAAAACCGCTATAAATAGCCATAAAGGAAAAAATATGATTGGTACATTTTATCAACCAAAGCTTGTCATTATCGATCCAGATTTTTTAAGAACATTACCAAATTTTGAATACAAAAATGGGATGGCTGAAGTGATAAAATCAGCTTATATCGGGGATGTCGTTTTACAAGAGAAATTATTCAAAGGCCAAATAAAAACGCTAGAAATGATTGAAAGAGCGATTTTAGTGAAAAGAAACGTAGTACTCAAAGATGAGTTCGACTTAAACGAGCGAATGTTTCTAAATTTCGGACATACGTTTGGTCATGCCCTAGAGAAACAAAGTAATTATGAAATCGCACATGGGTTCGCAGTTGCAGAAGGCATGTTAATGGCAGTCCATATTGGCGAAAAACTAGGTATCACACCTAAACATATTCAAAAAGATTTAAGGATGATTCTTGAAAAATATGACTTAGGTCTATTGAAATCGGATCCAGTAACATTGATAGACGATGTATTCTATGATAAAAAGAACACACATGGTGAGTTAAAAATGATCTTCATCACTGACATAGGAAAACCAGTCATTCAACCAGTATCAAAGGAGGCTCTATATGAATGTTATCATTCACAAGCCTCTAAGTGA